The following DNA comes from Alnus glutinosa chromosome 6, dhAlnGlut1.1, whole genome shotgun sequence.
GAAGGGTTTTATGGAGAATCAAAGCGGTCATCGAATCCTAACGGATATCAAGAAGGATCAGATTTCATTACAAACAATCAAATCCCGGACATCGACTTTGCTACAGTTCACTCATATCCCGATCAATGGTAGGGTTAAAAGAAGAAGCTTTCTGCTTAAAACTCACAATTAACTAAAACCCATTtcctgaaatatatatatatatctacatgTTCTTTGATGAGCAGGATAACCGGCTCCAGTGAAGAAACCCAACTTTCATTTTTGAACAGTTGGCTCAACGATCATATACAAGATGCGCAGAATGTCCTTCGCAAGCCAGTTCTCTTTGCTGAGTTTGGAAAATCTACGAAGAGTTCTGGTATTGATGAAAGGGACCGGCTATTCAACACAGTTTACTCAAAAATCTATTCATCCGCTAGTGGCGGAGGTGCCGCCGTCGGTGGCTTGTTCTGGCAACTCCTAGCCGAAGGAATGGACAATTTCCGAGATGGGTATGAAGTTATCCTCAGTGAGAACTCCTCAACGGCTAGTTTGATTACTCAAGAGTCTCAAAAGCTTGTTCGGATTCGAAAGATGTATGTCAGGCTGAGAAACATTGAGAGGTGGAAGAGGGCCAGAGGTATCAGACGTGGAGACACGGACAAAAATCATGGAAATTGAGAAAGAGTCccaacaatattatatatagttaaagATTAGCAAGATTATAAATTTATGTGTTCAGCAATATATAATTCTTAACCCCCAAATTATCTTACCATTACTTTGTTCCTTAATTTTACATCTCCTCCCTTTCAAAGAAGAGGTCTATACCCACTCTTAAGTGTGAGATTTGtaacaaattataaaattatatggaATAAGGGCACTTATTatagtttgaaaaaatcaaaatacatGGATTATTTCTTAGAAATTATTTGTTATGATCATGGTGAGGCCCAATTTAAGATATATGAGCACTAGATTGATCTAGCACTACGAGGTCGGTTTAAGGACTTAACTTTTCATGCTCCATAAGGTCTGAAACTTTTGGCATAcctataattttttacacaacctGTTAATCTGACATGGACCTAAGACATAATTAGCGAGTTATGATTACGGGATccgactcgtttaattaaatgaattgggTTATAGTTGACTTATGTAGTTTGATATTCATTTATTGACACGACTCGAACTAGACACGATAACACATATTGCCACCCACAGCCACCCCTACAATTAGGTACCTAACATTGGTATAAAAAAAGGCACCACATCACGAGTTCACGGAATGAGCTACCTATAAGCTGAATTATAATGTCTTTATATTATGTATAAGGATAAAGTTAAATTATTGAATATCAATTAAAAAGTGAATGAAgtcaccaaaaaagaaaatgttactATCGGATCAATGTCGATAAAGGGAGTCGCTGTGGACAATAAATTCGAAAACATAGTGAAATGTTATAATCTCAAAGGTTAAAAGGTGTAACTAAATCGGTATCAAACTGTCCTAGAACTTTTGGATCAATGGTTAGACCTTAATATGATTTTTGTCCACCCAAGACTGAGGTAGGATTGAACAAAATTTTGAGATTCATAGCCCTATATATTAAGCCAAGTGtctaatacatatatatagctTTAACAGCCAGAACAAATAAATAAGCTAACAGCAGTGATTTTATTCAGGAACTGAGAGGCCTTCCGTACTAAGAGGCTTGTAATCTACATATATGGGACCGCTACTGCTAGTGTTCATTACACCAGATTTAAATGACCATTCCATCTTTAATGGTTGCATTCTTCAGTATGACAGTGATCCCTGACCGAATGAAAAACCCTTCTTCTGGCCTATCCCCTTCTTGAATGTCCTAAGAAGTCAAAAACAATATATCCTTCAGCAGAGTGTCAAATGACCAGTTAAACACCATTCTCCAATAATTTGGATAGCTTGAAGTTTTAAGTGCAATCTATAACTTAAAAGAGCACAGGAAGATACACTTACATCACCATTTGCAATGACCACATTTCTTCCTATCTTGGCATTCTTATCAATGATGCAATTCCTTCAAGAAAGTTGACATTAGAAATTAGATTGTTTTTTCCTAAACTTCTACGATAAAGGATTAAACGGTGGGGATTTCAATCAACATGAGTTTTAGGATAATGAAGATTagtcaagagagagagagaggattgtCACCCCATTAAATCTCACctgattttggtattttgtcCAACACCAATCGGAACCTTTCCCTCTGCTACCAGAGACGCAATTTCAGATTCTGTTTGGTAGTAGTCAGCACCCATCATCATAGTATCCTGGAAAGCAAATTCCATAACCAGATATAATCAGTGTTCACTctgaaaatgaagagaaaaacagtCTAGCTCCTAGCTTGCACCATTATTTACCGACCAAAAATCAAACAGCATTAAACAGGCACACACATGATTTATTCACTCATATTGAAGCAAATCTGGAGAAATCATAAAACTCAACCAGTGGAATGGGGTAACTACTATTTCTCTCTCAAAGCTTGAGGTCTCCGTCGCAATTAGGGATACTCCTCCACACTCTCACAGAGCAGAAAGCAGGTAATACCTAAATCTTAGGAGgcaagtttttattaaaaaatgaaatttatttatttatagttaGCAATATGCAGTTACACGGTAGAATTACTGAATCACAAACCAAAATAATTTAGGGATGTTCAAGTGAGTTTGTTTTGCAAAACTTTCTAGAtggtgctttttgtttttttgttaaaaagtgttttgattcGACATAAAGGTGAACGtagttttgagtattttttgaatgctttgtgtttgagttatttgtaaatgcattttctttttggtagaAAGCAAAAAGATTTGGCAAAAAATGTTTAAGTAGTCTAAGAAATATGTTAGCTCACCTTAAGTTCTACACCATACTCTAAACGAGAGCGCACACCCACTATAGAGTGTTCAACGCTACATTCCCGCAAGAAGCAACCATGAGAAACAATTGCATCCAAAATCTGCAAGAACCAGTTGAGCAATGAGACACAAGAAGCAGACACAATCTCACACTGATATAAGCTTATGACCATACCCTGCACTTTTCAACTTTAGTAGGCGGCAAGAATCTAGGTGATGTGTAGAAAGGTGTCTTTGGATCATTGAAGTCAAACTTTGGAGGCTGCAAGAAAAGCACCATATGATCAGTTCAAAgagttatttttttctcattagCAAGGAAGAAACAATTTCCAAACTCCAAATTTCTGATTACAGTTTAATATGCATAATTTTCTCATGATGTTTTTCCCCTACagatttattcttaaaattttaatgaattatctCCAAAGTTCTTGCCCACATTTATAGTCACCTCTGGCTTACTGTAGTTTGTACAGGATACTCTCCAGATCGCTCCAAGTTGCCAGACGGTAATTATTTACAATATCAGTTGCTTTAGGGTGGTTATGAATACTAGCCAATTAATAGATGTCACTTGGGTGACAGTTATACCAACCTGTTCTGTCAGTGCCAAGTTGGAATCGAAAAAGGACTTTATAGTTCCAATGTCCTCCCAGTAATCGTTGAATAAGTATGCCTGACAACAAAAATGCACTAAGAAACTCAGGAATTCAACTACCATACAAAAATCTTGCTTacatgattcataaaacttagTATAGAAGaatcaaacaataaataataacaaaaatacaaaagttcATATAGGTAGTTCTATCTTACTTGTACGTTGTGCTCCCTCACAGCCGAAGGAATAATTTCAGAACCGAAGTCATTGCATGAAGGGTAGCTCCATCTCAATAGCTTTAGTAGGACATCAGTTCTAAATACATAAACACCCATTGATGCAATGTAAGGATTTTTCCTAGCATCTTGCTCAGAAAGCCCTAGAACAGTTGTGTCAACTTCCTGCAGTACATATGTGAGGAAAAATAACCAATATCAGAGAGAATATGTGGCATATCAGCTGGAACAACAATTGGCATAAACACCTTTGATAAACTGATtccaagaaaagaaacaatGTAGAAAGAAAACTGAAATAAGGTCAAACAACAAAATGAGGTAAATTTGCCAACCATTGCTTTCAGGTCAGGCCCCTTTGGCTTCTCGGAGAATTGAATAATACGTCCTGTGTTGTCAATTTTCATCAATCCATAATCTGAAGCACGGCTGCAGTACAATACATATCTTAAAGGATGCATATCGAGAAATCAGGAATTGAATTATTAAGATCTTCCGGCCAATATAGATAAATATACAGAGACATATGCATAAGCACacttaagagtatttttgtatGACTCATAtgtcattttcttctttctggCTGGGATCCATATCACACTCAGTGAATTACATAATGACAGCTACAACCATTAGCtgtttttattcttataaatcTATCATTGGCTTAAGAAATAATGTACtctgtgtgtgtatgtgtagcTGAAATTGTGACAGATATAGTACACCAGACATACCTCTCATCCATGGGCACACACGAAACTGTAATATCAGCATTTGTGTCAATATGCTTCTGCAAAAACATTTACATCAATAAGCAGGATTTTCAAAAAATGTAACCCAGTACTGGATGAAACATTCCACTAGAAAGTAGTTATTACCTGCAAAAAATCCATATAGTCCATTCTGTAGAGATGATCACCTGACAGTATCAATATATGCTCAATACTCTTGTTCTTGGCATCCTGCATGAATCAAACAAAAGCTCATTATATTTGTTATGAGGCTATAATATTCAGCATAAATGCAAAATCACAATCACCCACCTCAAAGACCCATATAAATTGCCTCACAGCATCTGCTGTTCCCTGGAACCATTTCTTCCCTGCTTCTCCCGGTGTTTGAGTGGCAGCTAAAACCTGTTTGCCATTTTATTAGCCTTAGTTCATCAAGAAGTCTCACTATAATTATTATAGAACATGAAAGCTCTGAAGCTCTTTATTTGCCTTTATCATCTTACCTCCACAAACCCATCTCCAAAATTAACACCATTCCCAAGATTATATGTGCGAGCAAGGTGACGGTTGAGGGAAAATGAGTTAAACTGCGTCAATATGAATATCTTCTTTATGCCACTGTTGATGCAATTACTCATTGGGATATCGATCAGCCTGTAACACCCTCCAATTGGAACCTGCAGATCGTACCAACGTATCATAAATTTCAATCCTCAAATTACATTCAACATCATAATCAGCACTCAGAAACCAAATTACCAAAACCGCATAATCAATTCATAGCAACCTAATTTCCAATGCAAATTCATAACTTTAAGATCACAAAGCTCAAAGTGCTTAGAAGTGATATCTTACCGCAGGCTTCGCTCTTCTGCTGGTAAGAGGAAATAGGCGAGTTCCAGCACCTCCACCCAATATAATGGAAGCTACATTTTTGGGGTCTGCTTTTGGACTCGCAAAAAGTGGTGCCTGAAATGTCTACAGCCAAATTTTAAACACAACAGTTAGAGAGTCTACAACCAAATCCCATTGCTCAAAATTTGATTTGGGTAAAATTATATGGGATTCACTTACCAGCGCCTCTTTGTTGATATCTGTGAGCACAGAGTAGGCAACACCGGGCTTAAACTTCGTAACCCGGCTGCTTTCACTCTTCGAATTCTTCAAGAATTGGGTTCTCAAGTCCCTGCTCTTTAGGCATCCCCTCATACTCTCACCCCACATCCCCGAACCCATATTCCTAATTCCTTCTCTGCCAAATTTGACTGGATGAGCATTGCCCGTGAGTGTCGCAGAGCAAGAATCCATGACCCCGTCCCCACCAAGAAATCGAACTAAAAGATGACTTTTTTCAGAGATTTTTATTCAGGACAAGTgcctagaaaaggaaaaacgaGGAATGAGGAATCTATACTGTGTAAGGGAAAAGCAAGGCCACTTTCACAAAGTAACCAGGAATCCTACGAGCAATGCCCGGATCACAAAACAGTCGGAAAACGAGGAATCAGAAGCACCAAGAAGCCAGAAAGATCGGAACTTTGAGATAGACCTGGTCTAAAGTCACTCGGATCACAGAATGGGCGATTGAAAAAATGTGATCAGTGAGTGAGTGCCTTTTGGCAAGCTAAGAAGCGTTAGGTGCCTTACTGACTGACAACGACGAGGACGACGATGATGGTGACGATGATTAAGGTACTGATATCAGCTTTATTGGCTTGTAAAAAGTCACGAGAAAACCCCGCAAAGTTGCAATCCCCCGGTTTTACCATTTCATTATGTAGTCTgtgtggctctctctctctctctctgtgacaCGCTGATTCCACAGACTACGGTTGCTATGGACTTCTATGGCATCAGCGAAACTCCTTTCTACTATTtgttattatataaaataataataataataataataataatgttattttcACAGCTTTTTGATGCACAGATTGCTCATGGGAAATCATGTGCACAAGTTTTATGCACGTAACTTCTATTTCCTTCCACAAAAGCTGTTAATTTAGaggttattttaattaaaaaatgttttaattagtttttacaATTAGTGGAATGATTAAGAATTTATGgtgaataaattaaattttctctttatgctccgtttatttcgacgtaaaatgatttccgtcgtaaaatgatttcgacgaaattattttcaaaaaaaaagattttcttgaaaatatttttcggtgtttggtttgCACGAAAAAAATTtcgaaatgcaaaaatcagagtttggcaaatgttgccggaatccagcaacgTCCGATTGCCGTCGCCGGATTCGGTCGGATCAATGGCCGGAAACCGGTAAATTCAGGCCAGAATTTGGTCAtccggtggccggattccggcgccgACAGAATTTCGGTGATTGATTCCGACACCGGCAGAGTTCCAGCGAGATTCcggcgaccggatgttgtcgaACTCCGACGCCcgataattgttaaattctgacgatcggatatcaaacatgtgtgtaaggacgaagagtttcatttcgtaaaacgatttacggttttaaaaatcgtaaatcgttttccgaaaattaaagaagcttttacgatCAAACCgcaaatgattttcgttgaccattattttcgcccttatCAAACATCAGAAAATGCtgaaatcgttttccaaaaatcattttacgccgaaacaaacagatcATTAATCATTTTACTAATAATTAATTGCTTTATTAATTTACataaaatcttttttaattatttaaaaatcctTGACGTTCTTCTCTTGAAAAGATCAACATGGAGACTAGTTGTTAAGCGCATTTCTCAGGTGAATTTCTGGCCACGTGCAATATGAAACAAGATTTTAGATTTGGTTTAGAAAATCGAGCTTCAACGCCTTAATCCAATATATTCCAATGGGGTGGCAATAGTTAACAAAGATTAGCGTACTATTTCGGTATTTCCGTAGTTTCTAAAGCTTAGATTCTCATTCACTTCAACAAATTTGGTCTATACATTTGCCCCTGAAATTGAAATTCAAAATCCCAACGATAATCATGATGCTTCAAAAGTTCGGTTAATTAAGGGGGTCCTCTTGCTAGGCTTTGTATTCTAAGGGGGTCGgtggtaattttattaatcTAATTAGGCTTAAATCGTGACAAATCTACCCTGCTTTCATTCATATAAATCAAATAATACAATATCATGGAGCATCACCATCGTCAAATGATGTGCCACCATATATATTTGCTTCACTTTTCGTATGCGTCAAAAACTATGATCGGAGATTGTACAAAACGATCTTTGAGTCCTCAATCAAATTACCATACATCTGTCATAATTGGTCTTCTTTTTGAAATGCTTGTATTGCTTGTATAGCATCGCCTTCCAGGATTGTAGAGATCTAGGTCTCTACCATAAAGCTCCTCCTTCCATGCTGCATAAGCCTTTACCGTTTTCGGATCAATAAATCAATGATATATGCTTGGGAGTTATGCATCGTTGCCAATACCTCACCCTCACTGTCTCTAGCAATTACACTCACTCCTATCATTTTTCTAAACTTTTCAATTGCCacattcaaattaattttatacaccCCACCATGAGGGCTATCCAATGATAGCACATGTGACCAATTAATCACTCGAATTCTTATgtataaataaggaaaaaaaatatatacgtCATTAATTGATTATATCTCaagcttattatatatatttatacatatgttttttttatcaaaattttaaaatatttatatagtGTATGCATGATTCATATACAATAGTAATAATAAACAACATATGCTATCATTGCACGCATGTGGTAAAAATCCAACAAGTGGGACAATGTCACAATGATACAGAGCGTCTGTGAATGATCTGTCGTATTTACAATTATAATGTattatttttacatcacattactttacatcaattttaaattaagaTATATTATGTAAGACTCatgtatataaaatttatatatacgAGACTTATATGTATAAGTTTTAAACTTTATGTGGTTTTGtgtatagtttttttatttattttttgagtaaaTTTTGGTGTAGTGTTgatgttaaaaaatttattacccTTTACAATTTCGAGATTTTCTTAGTGTGAGCTTGAATTGCCACGTGGCGATGACTCTAATAAACCGAAAGCGACCTCTGGTAGACTGATAGGGATCGAATTTCTAAGAAGCACAGTGATAGAGGCTGAGATATTTTCGGCTCTCGTTTGCAAGGACAATGACATGATCTCACGTGGCTCTCACCTTCCTTGTCTCCGTTCTCGTCAGTCGTCACTGATTTAATATGAACGTATGGCGGTATGGGTGTAAATATCGtgattataactttttgactctcatatttacttattttaattaaaattaaatttttttatatattgtcTGATCGTAAaagtattaatataataatttctttctttcttttttggttaatttatttattaagcttTAAGATAAGTGATTTGCTTgaattaataatgataattaacACGAACGCAGGCAAGTGGAACACCAGAAGGGGAAGACCCACACGTTCCGCCCTCTTCTCCTTTTCTAGCGTCCTCTGGCTCAACACTTTCTATTATCAAATTGGTCCTTCTTccaataaaattatatgttaattacatttttaatcaaataaaaataatgacctaaaagaaaaataaaaataatgggcAAATAATACTAACTATTACTGTATTTCTGGTCGACATAGTTCTAGAAATGTTATCTAATTGTTatagcatttttagtagccttatcaaattttacttatcaaagtaattaaaaattaattttctctattCTAGTAagttatttctctatttaatatttttaaacaaCAAGCTACTATGCACattcatcttgagattagatcattgataagtaatttaaaagttttcatttgcttctcaaccaaattaaagaaagaaagaaaagataaatgaaagaaccacaaagtttatgCCAGAGATAAAGAAACCTTCATATCCATTAAATAAATACATCACCGTGTGCGAGAGATAGGAGATGAGAGAATAAAATgggagaaaaaatgaaaaaaaatgtgttgatcatgtgagagagaaatgagaaacaaaattagTGAGAGAGTTgatgagtgaatattactcatcaaaattggtgagtattttcactcacaaaaactttttggttaaagtagtGAAGCTACTGAGagtatttttttagtgttttcattaaattgaatcatcaaaatagctaaaaatctATTTTAATGATACTACTAGAAATACTCTTATAATCAACTACTTTCTACTACAATTAGTcacataataataatttaattgcGTAAGTAAAGTTGTTGAATCAATGCCCGCCCAATCCTTTCATTAGGGTTGTTTTGGACAGGGTTGAAGGCCTTTACACGGATCATGCCCCTGTTTTTTACTGGTTTGGTCTTTAGTCCAACTTATTTAGACAAATCATTGGCTTTGTCAAAGGTTGATGTGGCCGAGACATTTTTAGTTCTCCTGGAATTGAAAATACACGCATTCCCTCTTCCTTATGATAGGCACGACTGTATCCGATTTGGGTTTTTCGTTGGAGTAATCTACCCCTATATTTTATTGCTCATAACCTGCTGTTGATGAATGAAAGTggtatttgaaaaaaaagaaaaaaaaaaaagaaaaaaagaaaaaaaagttgttgataCTCTACGTCAAGCACGGAAGAAGTATGCAGACAGGGaaaaaagtaagagagagatttACCGGTGGTTCGGCAGAACCACATGCATTCAATGATTAAGTGAGAATTGATAGGTGAAAAGGAAAATACATTGGCCAAAACTAGGTATAGGAAAATGATTGCGGGTCGGGGCTGGGTACACCATTAACCTCCCAATTCAATTGGTCAGCTTGTAAATAAGttgcatataaaaattataaaattttactgTAATATTTGGGCTTCGAGGGGCCTATTGGGCCAACACGTAACCTATCAGGGGATCTAATGGCTATAGGTACACCAGAAGTCATTAGTGAAAATTAGTTTATcagaacaattaaaaatattatagaaaatatgaagaaaaaaaaaaaaaaagaacctaaAACATCTTAAACTGAAATAAAACTACAAGACGTATAGGCTATAGCTGACattttataatgaaaataaaattataaaaccaataccaaaaaaaaaaagaaaaaaaaaaagccccacCAGCCACCAGCCACCAGGTCTCTCCTCCTGAATTTGGTCGAGTTGACCCAGACGAAGATTATTGTGCATAAAACAAGTAAAACCCAGTTGGAGATACAAAAAAGCCACCAACTTAGATTCATGAGTCATACGATCGTGATGGGACACGCGATTCTGGCCGTACATGTGGCAAACCATTCAAGGCTAAATGATTTTTAAACGGCGTGGCGTTGAGATATATTATTGTAAACGGCTTTGATtgtttaactattattttttttcattattgttttttatttttacaataaaaattaacaaacaacttaaaacataaaatatttcaagttattttagtatttatgtcacattaaaacagtttttttttttttaaaaaaaaaaaaaataaattaacaaggctCTTCCTAGAGCCCATTATTTGAGCTAAGGGAGAGTGGACAAGTGTATGGGTGTGTAGGCAGCTGGTGAAAGGTTGTTACACAAACACGTGGAcgatacttatttttttttttttgggtcttctGAGCATATGGACGAGAGAATGTTTGGTAAAAAGGGGAACGCATGGAGGTGAGTGTAATTAGAACCACTGAGAAAGAGACATCAAGCAGAACACGTGTCAAGTTGCCAGAAGTAGAATAAAACCAAGGGGGAAATCATATACAACTtgggaaaaataacaaaacgATTACAAGACAAACTACGCATGGAGCCTTGCTCTTATGACAAGGGTCTTCTATGCCCAAAACAATGTcagatatttttttaagattatttgataaagtagtttttttttttaaaaaaaattattattatttagactGCAGTATGATTTCGCTAGTTAAAAAATCACtgaaaatatttctttaaaaaaatgtgtttttaaaaattggcaaTTTTAAAGGCCGAACAAAGATTATATACAAAACacttaattacgtttttaaaatttacattttcattaATAACATTTTGAAATCGTTAAACCAAACAGATACTTCTTCTTCTGCATATGATATTATAATTTGAGGTAAAATGGGTTGATTAAAATCAACTCAtctgctataattttttttttttttattttttttttccaatattcaATTTTGGGTCGTGCATGTTCAATAGCTTGGGTTGCAAACCAAAATCATAAGCCTAAACTTAAGACCCAAAGTGAGCTTACTCATGGCCCATGGGCTCGAGCCTTTAAAGCCCAGAGCCATTACCCAAAAACATGAGCCCAACTCTTTTACAAGTAGCAAAGGTTGAGTCACCAACAACCTCATCTTCACCCATTTCACACAAAACACAGAAATGGCGATAAGTCTGACCAACACGTTCCTCCAAGGAAAGCCTTGTCCACCACTCCCCATCACCAACAAGGCAAATTCTCCAACCACCCACTCTTCTATACTAATTAcagtcttaattaattaatttaatgattttttttttttcaggtgaGAGCAATTGGGAACTACCGGCCTGTGGTGACGTGCAGGAAGAAGGACATACATCCGCAGTTTCACGAAGACGCGAAGGTGTACTGCAACGGGGAGCTGGTGATGACCACGGGCGGGACCCAGAAGGACTACACGGTGGACGTGTGGTCCGGCAACCACCCCTTCTACCTGGGCGACCGCTCGGCGCTCCTCATCGACGCCGATCAGGTCGAGAAGTTCCGCAAGAGGTACGGCGAGCTCACGCAGATCATGGACATCCCCGTGCTCAAGGGGGAGATTATACTTCCTCCAAAGCGCAAAGCCATT
Coding sequences within:
- the LOC133871356 gene encoding glucose-1-phosphate adenylyltransferase large subunit, chloroplastic/amyloplastic-like — encoded protein: MDSCSATLTGNAHPVKFGREGIRNMGSGMWGESMRGCLKSRDLRTQFLKNSKSESSRVTKFKPGVAYSVLTDINKEALTFQAPLFASPKADPKNVASIILGGGAGTRLFPLTSRRAKPAVPIGGCYRLIDIPMSNCINSGIKKIFILTQFNSFSLNRHLARTYNLGNGVNFGDGFVEVLAATQTPGEAGKKWFQGTADAVRQFIWVFEDAKNKSIEHILILSGDHLYRMDYMDFLQKHIDTNADITVSCVPMDESRASDYGLMKIDNTGRIIQFSEKPKGPDLKAMEVDTTVLGLSEQDARKNPYIASMGVYVFRTDVLLKLLRWSYPSCNDFGSEIIPSAVREHNVQAYLFNDYWEDIGTIKSFFDSNLALTEQPPKFDFNDPKTPFYTSPRFLPPTKVEKCRILDAIVSHGCFLRECSVEHSIVGVRSRLEYGVELKDTMMMGADYYQTESEIASLVAEGKVPIGVGQNTKIRNCIIDKNAKIGRNVVIANGDDIQEGDRPEEGFFIRSGITVILKNATIKDGMVI
- the LOC133870805 gene encoding large ribosomal subunit protein bL31c, whose protein sequence is MAISLTNTFLQGKPCPPLPITNKVRAIGNYRPVVTCRKKDIHPQFHEDAKVYCNGELVMTTGGTQKDYTVDVWSGNHPFYLGDRSALLIDADQVEKFRKRYGELTQIMDIPVLKGEIILPPKRKAISVKGGKKK